The Arachis hypogaea cultivar Tifrunner chromosome 14, arahy.Tifrunner.gnm2.J5K5, whole genome shotgun sequence genome has a segment encoding these proteins:
- the LOC112742555 gene encoding uncharacterized protein: MEPHYTSTPQAPNSSAIPSQPLSNPKDGINAVTLRSGTQLKERDSKTPSPMIVTQEENGVEIEEIEEEEEAQVIVEDEDPKPRSEVPRKEQVLEEVAQPSPFPTLVRKAKKCVELDPKMVEMFKKVEFLKDLCMNKDRIHELETIPLGSSISALMGAMPEKCVDPGPYLVSCVIDGVQFIDCMCDLGACVSIMPLSVYHILKLTPLKRSAARFVLANKSIITVTGITEDVLVNIKGLIFPIDFHIIEMPPSESERTSSILLGRPFLRTSKFKLDAYLGTYSFEIDGRVVSFSLEEAMRHPLENHSIFQCDLIDNIVAEVHYAKLDEKHMIEENSEDPSEEVQVVATSNRERPRFTFFGIREWKG, from the exons ATGGAGCCACATTATACCTCTACTCCTCAAGCTCCAAACTCTAGTGCCATACCTTCTCAACCTCTATCCAACCCCAAGGATGGCATCAACGCCGTAACCTTGAGGTCCGGAACTCAATTGAAAGAAAGGGACTCAAAGACACCTAGTCCAATGATAGTCACTCAAGAGGAGAATGGAgttgagatagaagaaattgaagaggaggaagaagcacAAGTGatagttgaagatgaagaccCTAAACCAAGGAGTGAAGTCCCTAGAAAGGAGCAAGTCTTAGAGGAAGTGGCTCAACCAAgtccatttcctacattggtaAGAAAGGCTAAGAAGTGTGTGGAACTTGacccaaaaatggtagagatgtTCAAGAAAGTAGAG TTTCTTAAAGACTTGTGTATGAACAAAGATAGAATTCATGAGTTAGAAACTattccattggggagttctatctCGGCTTTGATGGGAGCCATGCCGGAAAAGTGTGTTGATCCGGGTCCTTATTTAGTCTCTTGTGTCATTGATGGAGTCCAATTcattgattgtatgtgtgaccttggTGCATGCGTTAGCATTATGCCTCTCTCCGTTTATCATATTTTGAAGCTCACACCGTTGAAGCGGTCAGCGGCTAGGTTTGTCTTGGCAAACAAGAGCATAATAACCGTGACGGGTATTACGGAGGATGTGTTGGTCAACATAAAGGGTTTGATATTTCCAATTGATTTCCATATCATCGAGATGCCACCAAGTGAATCCGAaaggacatcatctatcctacttgggagGCCGTTTTTGAGAACCTCtaagttcaagttggatgcctatttgggaacctactcatttgaGATAGATGGGAGAGTTGTAAGTTTTAGCTTAGAGGAAGCAATGAGGCATCCACTGGAGAATCACTCCATATTCCAATGTGACTTGATTGACAACATTGTGGCCGAAGTGCATTATGCAAAGCTAGATGAGaaacatatgattgaagaaaatagTGAAGACCCAAGTGAAGAAGTTCAAGTG gtcgccacgagcaatcgtgagcgaccaaggttcACATTTTTTGGAATAAGAGAATGGAAGGGCTAA